A part of Rhodamnia argentea isolate NSW1041297 chromosome 8, ASM2092103v1, whole genome shotgun sequence genomic DNA contains:
- the LOC125316279 gene encoding uncharacterized protein LOC125316279 codes for MTVADAKMVSSGEDQEKVVPRWLRPLVDAKFYSWCETHRSKERNYYCRVCMLALCKDCKQQHERSKHEIITAYKASHMASFRMEDLKQLWDISDICPYTFNRWLVAFLYKKRSGISHSRCKTGVTECESCRYGLKSASAKYCSVECKVEAALKKNGSGSTDLKVKRKLETIVEEVAEDVHSFRKRARKQQKPQRAPSH; via the exons ATGACGGTGGCTGATGCCAAGATGGTCTCGTCAGGAGAAGATCAGGAGAAGGTCGTCCCCCGGTGGTTGAGGCCGCTCGTGGATGCCAAGTTTTACAGCTGGTGCGAGACTCATCGCTCCAAAGAGCGCAATTATTACTGTAGAGTTTGCATGCTCGCTTTGTGCAAAGATTGCAAGCAGCAACATGAACGTTCCAAGCATGAGATCATCACG GCATATAAAGCTTCACACATGGCATCCTTCAGAATGGAGGACTTGAAGCAGCTGTGGGATATTTCCGATATCTGCCCATACACTTTCAACCGGTGGCTCGTCGCCTTCTTATACAAAAAGAGATCTGGGATATCTCATTCCCGCTGTAAAACCGGTGTCACGGAGTGTGAATCTTGCCGGTATGGGCTCAAGTCGGCGAGCGCCAAGTATTGCTCCGTGGAGTGCAAG gttGAAGCCGCGTTGAAGAAGAACGGAAGTGGAAGTACGGATTTGAAAGTAAAGAGGAAGCTAGAGACAATAGTGGAGGAGGTTGCTGAAGATGTTCACTCATTTAGGAAACGAGCAAGAAAGCAGCAAAAACCGCAGAGAGCTCCGTCTCATTAG